From the genome of Candidatus Electrothrix communis, one region includes:
- a CDS encoding 4Fe-4S binding protein has product MSEKKKNHLVPIRRAVQGGMLLLLGQWSFYGLFRCPFAVPFVSCQSCPVITCWGRVTSLFWGFWLTLPIIGLLFGRAFCGWGCPGGLVSQLSAKLAPFKGRRKGLINRFAPYGKYLALLTALVLWLFLNNPRWAIPIRIGEFINSIRLTFEHAETAWLVRTLTVLSFITAGFLFSNLWCRFACPTGGLLELFKRTALFTFHPTEQCNDCDVCQDACDIGTRPAESNCTNCGDCQSACPRNAIQFGRLKRKQGKKYA; this is encoded by the coding sequence ATGTCTGAAAAAAAGAAAAACCACCTGGTCCCAATTCGTCGCGCTGTACAAGGCGGCATGTTGTTACTGCTCGGCCAATGGTCCTTTTACGGTCTGTTCCGCTGCCCCTTTGCCGTGCCCTTTGTCAGCTGCCAGAGCTGCCCGGTGATCACCTGCTGGGGCCGAGTCACCAGCCTGTTCTGGGGATTTTGGCTTACCCTGCCAATCATCGGCCTACTGTTCGGGCGGGCTTTTTGCGGCTGGGGCTGTCCCGGTGGCCTGGTTTCTCAGCTGTCAGCCAAGCTTGCTCCGTTTAAGGGAAGAAGAAAGGGTCTCATTAACCGATTTGCCCCCTATGGAAAATACCTGGCCCTGTTGACAGCCCTGGTGCTCTGGTTATTTCTGAATAATCCACGTTGGGCCATACCAATTCGGATCGGCGAATTCATAAATTCCATCCGGCTGACCTTTGAACACGCCGAGACGGCCTGGCTGGTCCGCACCCTGACGGTTCTCAGCTTTATAACTGCCGGTTTCCTGTTCTCAAACCTCTGGTGCCGGTTTGCCTGCCCCACCGGGGGCTTGCTGGAGCTGTTCAAACGCACAGCTCTCTTTACCTTCCACCCCACCGAACAATGCAATGACTGTGATGTCTGCCAAGATGCCTGCGACATAGGGACCCGACCGGCGGAAAGCAACTGCACCAACTGCGGGGACTGCCAAAGCGCATGCCCGCGTAACGCTATTCAATTCGGTCGCCTGAAACGCAAGCAGGGGAAAAAATATGCTTGA
- a CDS encoding rhodanese-like domain-containing protein, with translation MRKKTLLLTLLFSALSVTGAFGEPVANADSKALTELVNIKPTKDGYALIDTATLKKLLDTNQEDLVVVDARNPEEFQEVHIKGAINLPQKKFKKYADLLPKEKSARIIFYCNGIKCGKSKKAAKAALKMGYTRIFVYAEGMPVWEEKGMPIYAGPEYEKRIETDKLSPEELNTLIQSKADTFTVVDVRDPEEFQKGHMPGAINIPSPTFASQSEVLDKKKQIIVYCSGGGRSYNAYRKLMKLGYKDIRQALFFDWQEAGLPVEKSDA, from the coding sequence ATGAGGAAGAAAACCCTACTACTTACCCTGCTTTTCTCTGCCCTGTCTGTTACAGGCGCATTTGGAGAACCTGTTGCCAATGCAGACAGCAAAGCGTTGACAGAGCTTGTTAATATTAAACCGACCAAGGACGGCTATGCGCTGATTGACACAGCCACCCTGAAAAAACTCCTTGATACCAATCAAGAGGATCTGGTCGTGGTCGATGCCCGTAACCCGGAGGAATTCCAGGAAGTGCATATCAAGGGGGCGATCAACCTTCCGCAAAAGAAGTTCAAAAAATATGCTGATCTTCTGCCTAAAGAAAAATCCGCCCGGATTATCTTTTACTGCAACGGGATAAAATGCGGCAAAAGCAAAAAAGCGGCAAAAGCAGCCTTAAAAATGGGCTATACGCGGATCTTTGTCTATGCGGAGGGCATGCCGGTCTGGGAGGAAAAAGGGATGCCCATCTATGCTGGGCCGGAGTATGAAAAACGGATTGAGACGGACAAACTTTCTCCGGAGGAGCTGAACACGCTCATCCAAAGCAAGGCGGACACCTTTACGGTGGTTGATGTTCGAGACCCAGAGGAGTTTCAGAAGGGCCATATGCCCGGAGCGATCAACATTCCCTCGCCTACCTTTGCTTCTCAATCTGAAGTGCTGGATAAAAAAAAGCAGATCATTGTCTATTGCAGCGGCGGCGGCAGGAGCTATAACGCCTACCGCAAGCTGATGAAGCTGGGGTATAAGGATATTCGTCAGGCTTTATTCTTTGATTGGCAGGAGGCGGGTTTGCCGGTGGAGAAGTCTGACGCATAA
- a CDS encoding AAA family ATPase has protein sequence MPFPMQLTKYRVMTFRSVEDSGWIDVDDVTALIGTNESGKSNLLLPLWKLNPANGGAIHPTSDFPRKHFTTIRSAKIKPVFIEAVFSVYDPLRTQIARKVGVREEDVEQVIVRCSLDGEHEIDFPIMPQARTIPVSILSELLESARSEIASMKPMKTEQKLVDDILMAIKTSQDTLSKIDACGFDVVTQLHETISENPNVDTAPKTSSIVPRYRRLQENIKVHYTDLSKPNPSDSEEVKELILDALPKFVYYSNYGNLDSEIYLPHVIENLNRGNLGQKELAKVRTLKVLFEFVNLQPSEILSLGKDLHTQGQKPTEEQIEQAAEKKKERSILLQSASTRLTEKFRQWWKQGDYRFRFEADGDHFRIWVSDDLRPEEVELEGRSTGLQWFLSFYLVFLVESQDTHSRCILLLDEPGHSLHPLAQRDLSEFFDGLAKHNQLLYTTHSPFLIDADRLDRARKVFVAPDGTSKATSDLGADGGDVTKRGSGYAVHAALGLSVAEGLLIGCDSVVVEGPSDQHYLTAIKILLLRNGSLKPDREIVFPPAGGAKGIKAIASILGGRDETLPIAFLDSDGQGTRFAKDLSANLYQTVQKRVLQVGNYVEVKDAEVEDLIPIKIIIKAVDRMIREPEMAFEDCHESGKPIIPQIKTWASGGGAMLERGWKVELAKRIKRLLLDGATVPPDTLAIWKTIFEDFQAGEKL, from the coding sequence ATGCCATTCCCTATGCAACTCACTAAATACCGGGTAATGACCTTCCGCTCTGTTGAAGACAGCGGTTGGATCGACGTGGACGACGTAACCGCCCTCATAGGTACGAACGAGTCAGGCAAGAGCAATCTCTTGCTTCCGCTCTGGAAGCTGAATCCTGCGAATGGCGGAGCAATCCACCCCACTTCTGACTTTCCCCGCAAGCATTTCACGACGATCAGAAGTGCCAAAATAAAACCCGTCTTCATAGAAGCCGTATTCTCGGTTTACGACCCTCTACGCACACAAATCGCTCGTAAAGTGGGAGTCAGAGAAGAAGACGTTGAGCAAGTCATTGTCAGGTGTAGCCTTGATGGCGAGCACGAAATTGACTTCCCCATCATGCCACAAGCCCGAACTATTCCTGTTTCGATCTTATCAGAACTTTTAGAATCGGCCCGAAGCGAAATTGCTTCGATGAAACCGATGAAGACAGAACAGAAACTTGTTGACGACATCCTCATGGCAATCAAGACCTCGCAGGACACTCTGTCGAAAATCGACGCATGCGGATTTGACGTTGTGACGCAACTTCACGAGACCATATCGGAAAATCCAAACGTCGATACTGCTCCCAAGACAAGCAGTATCGTTCCCCGCTACCGACGGCTCCAAGAGAATATCAAGGTACATTATACGGATCTGTCGAAGCCTAACCCGAGCGACTCTGAGGAAGTTAAGGAGCTAATCCTTGATGCCCTTCCCAAGTTTGTTTATTACTCAAATTATGGGAATCTCGACTCCGAGATTTACCTCCCGCATGTGATCGAAAACCTCAATAGGGGAAACCTCGGCCAGAAAGAACTTGCAAAAGTCCGAACGCTCAAGGTCCTGTTTGAGTTCGTTAATCTCCAGCCCAGCGAAATTTTATCACTGGGTAAAGACCTCCACACGCAAGGTCAGAAACCAACCGAGGAACAGATTGAACAAGCTGCAGAAAAGAAGAAGGAGAGAAGTATCCTGCTTCAATCAGCTTCTACCCGGCTTACCGAAAAATTCCGCCAGTGGTGGAAGCAGGGGGACTATCGCTTCCGTTTTGAGGCTGATGGAGATCACTTCCGTATCTGGGTTTCCGATGATCTCCGCCCGGAGGAGGTTGAACTTGAGGGGCGTAGCACAGGGCTTCAGTGGTTTCTCAGCTTTTACCTCGTGTTCTTGGTAGAGAGCCAGGATACTCATTCGAGGTGCATTTTACTTCTTGATGAGCCTGGCCATTCCTTGCATCCCTTGGCTCAGCGTGATCTTTCGGAGTTCTTCGACGGGCTCGCCAAGCACAATCAGCTTCTTTATACAACGCACTCCCCTTTCTTGATTGATGCTGACAGGTTAGACCGAGCACGCAAGGTGTTTGTTGCTCCAGATGGAACGAGTAAAGCCACGTCTGACCTTGGTGCCGATGGCGGGGATGTAACCAAGCGAGGTTCAGGCTACGCTGTCCATGCTGCTTTGGGATTGAGCGTTGCCGAAGGGCTTCTCATTGGATGCGATTCCGTCGTAGTCGAAGGCCCATCTGATCAGCATTACCTCACTGCAATCAAAATCCTCCTTCTCCGCAACGGTTCGCTCAAACCAGATAGGGAAATTGTCTTCCCACCAGCCGGAGGAGCAAAGGGAATCAAAGCAATCGCCAGTATCCTCGGAGGACGTGATGAGACGCTGCCTATAGCTTTTCTCGACAGCGACGGCCAAGGCACTCGGTTCGCCAAAGATCTTTCCGCTAATCTATATCAAACAGTACAAAAACGCGTGCTCCAAGTTGGAAATTATGTCGAGGTCAAGGACGCAGAGGTCGAAGATTTAATTCCGATTAAGATCATTATTAAAGCGGTTGACCGGATGATCCGCGAGCCGGAAATGGCATTTGAAGATTGTCATGAATCGGGTAAGCCCATTATTCCACAGATCAAAACATGGGCATCTGGAGGCGGTGCTATGTTGGAAAGAGGCTGGAAGGTCGAACTTGCAAAGCGCATCAAACGCCTCCTCCTTGACGGTGCAACAGTTCCTCCCGATACGCTTGCTATATGGAAGACTATCTTTGAGGACTTCCAAGCAGGCGAGAAACTTTAG
- a CDS encoding ATP-binding protein, which translates to MLTPEQRKQKQRLTRYIIVCCMLLIPLLAYTQRNLLSGELNLPLSSTVLIFALININGLLILLMLYLILRNLVELIFERRNRILGSHLRTRLVIAFVSLSMIPTIILFLVSLGSVSTAMEYWFNSNVEESLQSSLTLARNLFHETENRAANMGSHIGRLLEKGEVSMHDNIKLQQLFDKTLSLVPLGAPDALSLLNPQLGLIVSAKGERLAAISLPEIPSEALRKAAASQEPEIITRQVPAGELIQAIVPVQSKEPNKTFLVTTLLIPAEKLALMQSVSKGITDYKQLVMLKAPIKLSMIIMLLIITLLILFGAIWFGFFIARSMTASINKLAEGTQRVAGGDLDFTIEKESDDEMGLLVDSFNSMTSDLLKSNRELAETHKALQQSNLISEQRRRYLETILKNVAAGVIAINEHNEVTTINPFAEKLLKIDTENFLHKDFHKALPLSHVAVIESFFTDLLASGKRSIERHLNLTVRKGETYSLLVNITRLIDEQGRSIGYVIVFDNLTKLEKAQRLAAWQEVARRIAHEIKNPLTPIQLSAQRLRKRYLTTIKNDREIFEQCTGTIISQVDEIKRLVTEFSDFARMPRVKKQQADIVAIAADTLVLYREGHKHISFTLEHDEVPLFTFDPIQIKRVLINLLDNAVSVLAHGGSVSTEIRLYRDEDAVKIIVRDDGTGMSEQVRQRLFEPYFSTRKSGTGLGLAIANTIITEHNGVIKVHDHVPSGTVFTIELPFHSVKTTSSLTEAPELQT; encoded by the coding sequence ATGCTTACACCTGAACAGCGCAAACAAAAACAACGATTGACTCGCTACATTATTGTTTGCTGTATGCTGCTCATCCCTCTCCTGGCCTACACCCAGCGTAATCTGCTCAGCGGCGAACTCAACCTGCCCCTGTCCAGCACGGTCCTGATTTTTGCCCTTATCAATATTAATGGCCTGCTGATCCTGCTCATGCTCTACCTGATTTTACGCAATCTGGTTGAGCTGATCTTTGAACGAAGAAACAGAATCCTCGGATCACACCTTCGGACGAGACTTGTCATCGCCTTTGTCTCCCTGTCTATGATCCCCACGATTATCTTATTTTTGGTCTCCCTGGGTTCAGTTTCCACCGCCATGGAATATTGGTTTAACTCCAATGTGGAGGAATCCCTCCAGTCCTCCCTGACCTTGGCTCGCAACCTCTTTCATGAGACGGAAAACCGGGCAGCAAACATGGGCAGCCATATAGGGCGGCTCCTGGAAAAAGGCGAGGTAAGCATGCATGACAACATAAAATTACAGCAGCTTTTTGACAAGACGCTTTCTCTTGTCCCGCTTGGTGCCCCTGATGCTTTATCCTTGCTCAACCCACAACTGGGCCTGATAGTCTCTGCCAAAGGTGAGCGTTTAGCTGCCATTTCCCTCCCCGAAATTCCCTCTGAGGCCCTTCGCAAGGCAGCTGCCAGCCAAGAACCGGAGATTATTACTCGCCAAGTTCCGGCAGGCGAATTGATCCAGGCCATCGTGCCGGTCCAATCCAAGGAACCGAACAAAACCTTTCTTGTGACAACTCTGCTGATTCCCGCAGAAAAACTAGCTCTCATGCAATCGGTCTCCAAAGGAATTACCGATTACAAGCAGCTTGTTATGCTCAAGGCCCCGATCAAGCTGAGCATGATCATCATGCTCTTGATCATCACCCTGCTCATTCTTTTCGGAGCTATCTGGTTCGGTTTTTTTATTGCCCGCTCCATGACTGCGTCCATTAATAAACTGGCAGAGGGAACGCAACGGGTTGCAGGCGGTGATCTTGACTTTACCATTGAGAAAGAATCAGATGACGAAATGGGCCTGCTGGTTGATTCCTTCAACTCCATGACCTCTGACCTCCTGAAAAGCAACAGGGAATTAGCAGAGACCCATAAGGCCCTGCAGCAATCCAACCTGATCTCAGAACAACGCAGGCGGTACCTGGAAACCATCCTGAAAAATGTTGCGGCAGGCGTTATTGCTATTAATGAGCATAATGAAGTCACCACGATCAACCCCTTTGCAGAAAAACTGCTCAAGATTGATACTGAAAATTTTCTCCATAAAGATTTCCATAAGGCCCTGCCCCTCTCTCACGTGGCTGTGATTGAAAGTTTTTTCACTGATCTTTTAGCATCCGGTAAACGCTCCATTGAACGGCATCTCAATCTCACTGTGCGTAAAGGCGAGACCTACTCTCTGCTGGTGAATATAACCCGGCTGATTGATGAGCAAGGGCGGTCCATCGGCTATGTTATTGTCTTTGACAACCTGACTAAGCTGGAAAAGGCCCAGCGCCTGGCAGCCTGGCAGGAGGTCGCCCGCAGGATCGCCCATGAAATCAAGAATCCCCTGACCCCTATCCAACTTTCAGCCCAGCGGCTCCGCAAACGCTACCTAACAACCATAAAAAATGATCGCGAGATCTTTGAGCAATGTACCGGCACCATCATCAGTCAGGTGGATGAGATCAAACGATTGGTTACAGAATTCTCTGATTTTGCCCGCATGCCGCGTGTCAAAAAGCAGCAGGCAGATATCGTCGCGATTGCCGCTGACACCCTGGTGCTATACCGTGAAGGCCATAAACATATTAGCTTCACCTTGGAACACGATGAGGTTCCTCTGTTCACCTTTGATCCGATCCAAATTAAACGGGTACTGATCAACCTGTTGGACAACGCGGTGAGTGTTCTTGCCCACGGCGGTTCGGTCTCTACCGAAATACGCCTATACAGAGACGAAGACGCCGTGAAGATCATTGTCCGTGATGACGGGACAGGCATGTCTGAACAAGTCAGACAACGCCTGTTTGAGCCTTATTTTTCCACCAGAAAATCCGGGACCGGGCTGGGGCTTGCCATTGCCAACACCATTATTACCGAGCATAACGGCGTAATTAAGGTGCATGATCATGTCCCTTCCGGTACGGTCTTTACAATCGAGCTGCCCTTCCATTCTGTAAAAACAACAAGCAGCCTTACTGAAGCGCCTGAATTACAAACGTAA
- a CDS encoding putative DNA binding domain-containing protein has protein sequence MRKTELLEIIRNGENSGVEFKRDNIRPEQLAKEIVALANLKGGYILLGVEDNGTVSGINRPDIQEWVLNVFRDKVHPHIIPFYEEIQLEECKIAVVSLSPGIAKPYVLRHNGREDVYIRMGDRSELASREQQVRLFESGGMLHVETLPVAGTSIDSLDLDRLNFYLASIIEDPEVPTNQEQWIERLLGLGLMSEDGLGNTVCSIAGLVCFGIRPRRYLPQAGLRVMAFTGGDKEYQARLDTVLDGPLVGRWRMVNKHRELVDRGMIEQFAATIHPFISCEDDDIDETMRRGKEIFYPVQAVRETVVNALAHRDWSRSVDIEVSGYADRLEVISPGSLQNSMTITKMIAGQRSPRNPLIMEILRDYGYVDARGMGVRTKVIPLMRQHNGVEPIFEANEDYLKTTLPRGTAKPES, from the coding sequence ATGCGCAAAACAGAACTCCTAGAAATAATCCGCAACGGCGAAAACTCCGGGGTAGAGTTCAAACGGGATAACATCCGCCCGGAACAGCTGGCAAAAGAGATTGTAGCTCTCGCCAACCTCAAGGGAGGGTATATCCTGCTCGGCGTGGAGGACAACGGCACCGTGTCCGGCATAAACCGACCGGATATCCAGGAATGGGTACTGAACGTCTTCCGAGACAAGGTACATCCTCATATCATCCCGTTTTACGAGGAAATACAGCTTGAAGAATGCAAGATCGCCGTGGTTTCTCTTTCCCCCGGCATTGCCAAACCCTACGTGCTTCGGCATAACGGCAGAGAAGATGTATACATCCGCATGGGCGACCGCTCCGAACTGGCCTCACGAGAGCAGCAGGTCCGCCTTTTTGAAAGCGGCGGTATGCTCCACGTTGAAACACTGCCCGTCGCCGGAACCTCAATAGATTCCCTGGACCTAGACCGACTCAACTTCTATCTCGCCTCAATTATCGAAGACCCGGAAGTACCGACCAACCAGGAACAGTGGATCGAACGCCTGCTCGGCCTCGGCCTCATGTCTGAAGACGGGCTGGGCAATACAGTCTGCTCCATTGCCGGGCTGGTTTGTTTCGGCATCCGCCCGAGGCGATACCTGCCCCAAGCCGGACTGCGGGTTATGGCCTTTACCGGCGGGGACAAGGAATATCAGGCCCGTCTGGACACTGTGCTTGACGGGCCGCTGGTGGGACGCTGGCGCATGGTGAATAAACATCGTGAGCTGGTTGACCGGGGAATGATTGAGCAATTTGCTGCAACCATCCATCCTTTTATCTCCTGCGAAGACGATGATATCGACGAAACCATGCGCCGGGGCAAAGAGATCTTCTACCCTGTCCAGGCCGTGCGGGAAACAGTGGTCAACGCCCTGGCTCATCGGGACTGGTCCCGATCCGTGGATATTGAAGTCAGCGGCTATGCAGATCGACTGGAGGTTATTAGCCCAGGTTCTCTGCAAAATTCCATGACTATCACCAAAATGATCGCCGGCCAGCGTTCTCCCCGCAATCCCTTGATCATGGAGATTCTGCGTGATTATGGCTACGTTGATGCCAGGGGCATGGGCGTGCGAACCAAGGTCATCCCTCTGATGCGCCAGCATAACGGGGTGGAACCGATTTTTGAAGCAAATGAGGATTATCTGAAGACCACCCTGCCAAGAGGAACCGCAAAGCCTGAGAGCTGA
- the hemB gene encoding porphobilinogen synthase, whose translation MVFPEYRPRRMRQNENFRAMIRETHLAPEQLVYPLFVMPGKGKREEVSSMPGIFRISVDQLKKEAQSCLEVGVRSVILFGLPEKKDAMGSGAHAQNGIVQQAIKELKNTAPDMTVITDVCLCEYTDHGHCGCLKGEEVDNDTTLELLARTALSHAKAGADMVAPSDMMDGRVSEIRTNLDENDFHNIPIMSYAVKYASAFYGPFRDAADCAPQFGDRRSYQMDPANTREALREATLDVDEGADILMVKPAVAYLDIISRLRDEFDLPIAAYHVSGEYAMIKAAAANGWIDEERVMAETLLSIRRAGADIILTYFAKDMARLLQG comes from the coding sequence ATGGTCTTTCCTGAATATCGTCCCCGCCGTATGCGGCAGAATGAAAACTTTCGCGCTATGATTCGCGAAACCCATCTTGCACCGGAGCAGCTGGTTTACCCGCTCTTTGTCATGCCGGGCAAGGGCAAGCGGGAGGAGGTTTCTTCCATGCCCGGTATCTTCCGCATTTCCGTGGATCAGCTCAAAAAAGAAGCGCAATCCTGTCTGGAAGTGGGTGTGCGCTCAGTGATTCTGTTTGGCCTGCCCGAAAAAAAAGACGCCATGGGCTCCGGTGCCCATGCCCAGAACGGCATTGTCCAGCAGGCTATTAAGGAGCTGAAGAACACAGCTCCAGATATGACGGTGATTACCGATGTCTGCCTTTGCGAATACACGGATCATGGCCATTGCGGCTGCCTGAAAGGGGAGGAGGTGGATAACGACACCACCTTGGAACTGCTGGCCCGCACTGCCCTGTCCCATGCCAAGGCTGGCGCGGACATGGTTGCGCCTTCAGATATGATGGACGGGCGGGTGAGCGAAATCCGCACCAACTTGGATGAAAACGATTTTCACAACATACCCATCATGTCTTACGCGGTGAAGTATGCCTCGGCCTTTTACGGCCCCTTTCGGGATGCCGCCGACTGTGCGCCTCAGTTCGGCGACCGACGCAGCTATCAGATGGATCCGGCCAATACCCGGGAGGCCCTGCGAGAAGCCACCTTGGATGTGGATGAAGGCGCGGACATCCTGATGGTCAAACCGGCGGTGGCTTATTTGGATATTATCAGCCGCTTGCGTGATGAGTTTGACCTGCCCATTGCGGCCTATCACGTCAGCGGTGAGTATGCCATGATCAAGGCGGCAGCAGCGAATGGCTGGATTGACGAGGAACGGGTGATGGCTGAGACCCTGCTTTCTATCCGTCGGGCTGGTGCGGATATTATCCTGACCTATTTTGCTAAGGATATGGCGAGATTGCTGCAAGGGTGA
- a CDS encoding substrate-binding domain-containing protein, with protein sequence MSAKSNSANVPRRDFLKTAGAAMLATAIPWSQANAQSFAGQTLQVWSCGGLAEAFMQANQLYEKKTGITISYTGAFAAALGKSLLANGRTEVFAGRVLKLAQKLRAADKMVFFEPLCFTQYVMITPKGNPAGIATIQDLARPGVKIALAPDASPPGGAAVLKLLEKTGVKEAALANAVVKGSCVQQIMTSIINGTSDVAVVEKRLTRIPNFKGQTEIIPLPDNQQPPPPLPFTIGVMKDAQDPELARDYVAFILSEQGQACFERQGFIPALSAKGQELVEKLGVKDV encoded by the coding sequence ATGTCAGCGAAGAGCAATTCTGCAAACGTACCCCGAAGAGATTTCCTCAAAACTGCCGGAGCCGCCATGTTGGCGACCGCAATCCCCTGGAGCCAAGCCAACGCCCAAAGTTTTGCCGGGCAGACCCTCCAGGTCTGGTCCTGCGGCGGGTTAGCCGAGGCATTCATGCAGGCGAACCAACTCTACGAAAAGAAAACCGGGATCACCATCAGCTACACCGGTGCCTTTGCTGCGGCCCTGGGCAAATCACTGCTGGCCAACGGTCGGACAGAGGTCTTTGCCGGGCGGGTGCTGAAACTGGCTCAGAAGCTCCGAGCAGCCGACAAGATGGTCTTTTTTGAGCCCCTCTGCTTCACCCAGTACGTCATGATCACCCCCAAGGGCAATCCGGCCGGAATAGCAACGATCCAGGATCTGGCCCGTCCCGGTGTCAAGATCGCCCTGGCACCGGATGCCTCGCCACCCGGCGGTGCTGCTGTCCTCAAGCTGCTGGAAAAGACCGGGGTGAAAGAGGCGGCCTTGGCCAATGCTGTGGTCAAGGGTTCCTGCGTCCAGCAAATCATGACAAGTATTATCAATGGAACCAGTGATGTGGCTGTGGTGGAAAAACGGCTGACCCGGATTCCCAATTTCAAGGGACAAACCGAGATCATCCCTTTACCGGACAACCAGCAGCCTCCCCCTCCCCTGCCCTTTACCATCGGGGTTATGAAGGATGCTCAAGATCCCGAACTGGCCCGTGACTATGTTGCCTTTATCCTCTCAGAGCAAGGGCAGGCCTGCTTTGAGCGTCAGGGCTTTATCCCGGCTCTTTCTGCCAAGGGACAGGAGTTGGTTGAAAAACTGGGGGTGAAAGATGTCTGA
- a CDS encoding sigma-54 dependent transcriptional regulator: protein MSSTILIIDDEAPIREVLSGILSDEGFHPLSAASAEEGLVMLAELDIHLVLLDIWLPGMDGIAALEKIKQDGNEVPVIMISGHGTIETAVQATRIGAFDFIEKPLSYDKIILAINQGLRVARLERENKLLRETKPSGSASAIIGDSAVVNHLCLQIERVAPTDASVLILGGHGTGKELVAQAIHSQSDRAKSPMIEVNCAAIPEELIESELFGYEQGAFTGADKAKKGKFDQADGSTLFLDEIGDMSLKSQAKVLRILQERKFERVGGAKTIEVDVRILAATNKNLEQEIEEGNFRADLFYRLNVVPIQLPDLKERREDIPALVTSFLEQFRGKGLGKKRFAGDALSMLIQHPWPGNIRELRNMVERLMIMVPGELITAKDVAVFLNPAAFQPLSGSFEAGYSHLAFKDARKQFEHDYLKKKLEENEGNVSKTAENIGMERSHLHKKVKALGIKA from the coding sequence ATGTCATCAACTATTCTGATAATCGACGACGAAGCGCCTATCCGGGAAGTCCTGTCCGGTATTTTAAGCGACGAGGGTTTTCATCCGCTCAGTGCTGCCTCTGCGGAAGAAGGGCTTGTCATGCTTGCGGAGCTGGATATTCATCTGGTGCTGTTAGATATTTGGTTGCCGGGCATGGACGGTATAGCAGCCCTGGAAAAAATCAAACAGGACGGCAACGAGGTACCGGTGATTATGATCTCTGGACACGGCACTATCGAGACGGCTGTCCAAGCAACCCGGATTGGTGCCTTTGATTTTATCGAGAAACCGCTTTCTTATGACAAGATAATCCTTGCCATTAACCAAGGCCTACGCGTGGCCCGACTTGAGCGGGAGAATAAGCTGTTGCGGGAGACCAAGCCTTCCGGATCAGCATCAGCCATCATCGGTGATTCAGCGGTTGTCAATCACCTCTGCCTGCAAATAGAACGAGTTGCTCCCACAGATGCCTCAGTACTCATCCTTGGCGGACACGGCACAGGCAAGGAGTTGGTTGCTCAGGCAATCCACAGCCAATCAGACCGGGCAAAAAGCCCTATGATCGAAGTTAATTGCGCTGCCATCCCAGAAGAACTGATTGAATCAGAACTCTTCGGCTATGAACAAGGGGCCTTTACTGGAGCGGACAAGGCCAAGAAAGGCAAATTCGACCAGGCGGACGGCTCCACCCTTTTTCTCGACGAAATAGGGGATATGAGTCTGAAAAGTCAGGCAAAGGTCTTGCGCATCCTCCAGGAAAGAAAATTCGAACGGGTTGGCGGAGCTAAAACCATTGAGGTAGATGTGCGGATCCTGGCAGCTACCAATAAGAATCTGGAACAGGAGATTGAAGAGGGCAATTTTCGCGCAGATCTCTTTTATCGGCTCAATGTGGTGCCTATCCAGCTGCCTGATCTCAAGGAACGCCGGGAAGATATCCCGGCCTTGGTGACGAGCTTTTTGGAACAATTTCGGGGTAAGGGGCTTGGCAAGAAACGTTTTGCCGGTGATGCTCTAAGCATGCTCATCCAGCATCCCTGGCCCGGCAATATACGAGAGCTACGCAATATGGTGGAACGGCTCATGATCATGGTTCCGGGAGAGCTTATTACGGCCAAGGATGTGGCTGTTTTTCTCAATCCGGCGGCTTTTCAGCCGTTGTCCGGCAGTTTTGAAGCCGGGTACAGTCATCTCGCTTTTAAGGACGCCCGCAAGCAGTTCGAGCACGATTATCTCAAGAAAAAACTTGAGGAAAATGAGGGCAATGTTTCCAAAACCGCTGAAAATATCGGGATGGAGCGAAGCCACTTGCATAAAAAGGTCAAGGCATTAGGGATCAAGGCATAG